Within the Marinobacter qingdaonensis genome, the region CACCGAGGTAGAACCTATCGTTCGAGAGATGACTCGCCTGCTGACAGACGATGCCGCCTACCGAGAAATGAGTTTTGCTCATAACCCGTACGGCGATGGGAAGGCCTGTGAACGCATTGCGGATGGTTTGAAACAATTTCTAAGGGTCAATAAATGAGTTTTGACACGATTGCGGTCGTTGGGCTTGGATACATCGGGCTGCCCACCGCAGCAGTTTTCGCATCTCGAAAGAAGTGGGTTGTTGGGGTGGATATTAACCCTGACACGGTGAACCTGATTAATCGCGGCGAGGTGCACATCGTTGAGCCGGATTTGGACATGCTTGTGCATGCTGCGGTCACCGAGGGATACCTGCGCGCAACGTGTGAACCCGAGGCGGCCGATGCGTTCCTCATTGCAGTGCCGACACCCTTCAAGGATGGGAACGAACCTGACCTAGCCTTCATTGAAGCTGCCAGTCGAGCCATTGCCCCAAGGTTGAAGCCGGGCAACCTGGTGGTTTTGGAGTCGACGTCCCCAGTGGGAGCAACAGAGCAGATGGCTGCGTGGCTCGCCGAGGAACGCCCCGATCTCACTTTCCCTCAGTCTGCGGGTGAAGAATCAGATGTCCGGATTGCACACTGTCCCGAGCGCGTGTTGCCCGGACACGTTCTGCGTGAGCTTGTCCACAATGATCGGGTAATCGGTGGCATGACGCCTCGCTGCTCCCGAGCGGCTGTGGATCTGTACCAGACCTTTGTTGAGGGTGAGTGTGTGGTCACGACCGCGCGCACAGCGGAAATGTGTAAGCTGACCGAGAACAGTTTCCGGGATCTGAACATTGCCTTCGCAAATGAGCTCTCCATCATCTGCGATAAACAGGGCATTGATGTTTGGGAACTTATACGCCTGGCTAATCGCCACCCCCGTGTAAACATTCTGCAACCCGGCCCAGGGGTCGGAGGCCACTGCATTGCCGTTGACCCTTGGTTTATTGTCAGTCAGACGCCGGATGAGGCACGGCTGATTCGAACTGCCCGAGAGGTCAATGATGGTAAACCTCGTTGGGTTGTTGAAAAGGTAAAAAGTTTGGTTGAGGAGTTGGTTGCTAAGGAGTGTAAGGCTCGCAAGAAAATCCGCATAGCGTTTTTGGGCTTGGCATTCAAAGCCAATATTGATGATCTGCGGGAGAGTCCAGCGTTGGCTATCACATTGAGCACTGCCGAGGAGTTTCCGGGCCAGGTGGTGGCGGTTGAACCGCATATCGATCAGCAGCCAAAGCCCCTTTTAGAGGCAAACATTCCCTTAGTTTCATTGCATGAAGCAATGCAAGCAGACATCGTGGTGTTGTTGGTCGATCACAAGGATTGGCTTAACCTGCCCCTCGATGTTGGAAATTGTCAGCGACTTTTGGACACAAGAGGCGTTATTACCTCGGTCTCCGCGAACGATTAATTGCATGAAAATGGTTCGCCTTATATGGAATGGCTCAAGGTATTCAATCTATCGCCTTTTATACAGTACCAAAAGAGCTTAACTAGAAATCCGAAATGTAGTGGCTGATATTATGAATCCAGTGACTCCTGATAATTCAGATTCTTTTGACTTGTTGCTCACAACTTTCCCTAAGAATGGGACGAGAAACGTTGGTGACCACCTTATAACCGAGTCTGCTCTGAAACTCGTTCGGCATCGGGTTCCAAACTACAGGCCCGTGATTGTCTTCCGAGAGGAACCTTTGGAGCAGTTTGACAAGTCGAGTGTCAGGACGATTTTAGCGCCAGGCTTTACCGTAAGCGATGAAACTTATCCTAATAAATTTAAGCTCTATGAAAATCTTGAAGGAGTTCTTGAAAAAATATTTCCAGTAGGATGTTCTTTCCAACATTGGATACCATCATACAAAACCTATGAGGAATATTGTTACAGCAACGAAACATTATCATTGTTGAAAAGTCTCTCTAAAAACGATGGTGCTATTCCATGCCGTGACGAGCTAATCGTAAAAATGCTTGATAACTGGGGTATTTCTTCTAGTTATATAGGTGATCTAGCATTATACGATCCGGATGTTATTGGTAAGAAATTTACTCGCTCTAAAAAAATTGAATCAGTTGCTTTTTCGATCCAACACAAGCCGAAGTTTTTCAAACAATCGATGTCGATTTTGAGCTTGACCAAGAAAGCCTTTCCTGACGCACAGCTATATGTAGTACACCATAGCACCCCTAGTAAAAATTCGATCGAAGTCGCTGAATACGCAAAGAGTATTGGTTATATCGAAAAAGACCTGTCAGGTGAAATTGAAAAGCTCGACTTTTATGACGACGTAGATCTTCATGTCGGTTATCGCCTTCACGGGCATATCTCGTTCCTGAGGCGAAGAAAGCCGAGTGTATTGATTGTTGAAGATGCAAGATCATTTGGTATATCGAAAACTGGTCCTTTGTCTTTGGGGGCGTTTTCTGCTGTGGATGATGACGGAACTACTTGGAGCAGGGCTGTTGCAAGGCAGGTTTTCGATTTTCTGCGATCCCAATCATATGATGGTTTCAAAGACTACCGGGATGTCTTTAAATACATTGACGATTGTTATTGGGATTTGGTTAGACCATATTTTGATCGATTTTCAGCTAAGCTAGGCTGGTCGCAGTCCCGTTTAGGTTTGGTAAAGGAGAAGTTTTTTCGG harbors:
- the wecC gene encoding UDP-N-acetyl-D-mannosamine dehydrogenase, with the protein product MSFDTIAVVGLGYIGLPTAAVFASRKKWVVGVDINPDTVNLINRGEVHIVEPDLDMLVHAAVTEGYLRATCEPEAADAFLIAVPTPFKDGNEPDLAFIEAASRAIAPRLKPGNLVVLESTSPVGATEQMAAWLAEERPDLTFPQSAGEESDVRIAHCPERVLPGHVLRELVHNDRVIGGMTPRCSRAAVDLYQTFVEGECVVTTARTAEMCKLTENSFRDLNIAFANELSIICDKQGIDVWELIRLANRHPRVNILQPGPGVGGHCIAVDPWFIVSQTPDEARLIRTAREVNDGKPRWVVEKVKSLVEELVAKECKARKKIRIAFLGLAFKANIDDLRESPALAITLSTAEEFPGQVVAVEPHIDQQPKPLLEANIPLVSLHEAMQADIVVLLVDHKDWLNLPLDVGNCQRLLDTRGVITSVSAND
- a CDS encoding polysaccharide pyruvyl transferase family protein codes for the protein MADIMNPVTPDNSDSFDLLLTTFPKNGTRNVGDHLITESALKLVRHRVPNYRPVIVFREEPLEQFDKSSVRTILAPGFTVSDETYPNKFKLYENLEGVLEKIFPVGCSFQHWIPSYKTYEEYCYSNETLSLLKSLSKNDGAIPCRDELIVKMLDNWGISSSYIGDLALYDPDVIGKKFTRSKKIESVAFSIQHKPKFFKQSMSILSLTKKAFPDAQLYVVHHSTPSKNSIEVAEYAKSIGYIEKDLSGEIEKLDFYDDVDLHVGYRLHGHISFLRRRKPSVLIVEDARSFGISKTGPLSLGAFSAVDDDGTTWSRAVARQVFDFLRSQSYDGFKDYRDVFKYIDDCYWDLVRPYFDRFSAKLGWSQSRLGLVKEKFFRRVFL